In Nicotiana tabacum cultivar K326 chromosome 2, ASM71507v2, whole genome shotgun sequence, the following proteins share a genomic window:
- the LOC107768114 gene encoding BTB/POZ domain-containing protein At3g05675-like, whose product MEIAPNESKTPSKIGDRPTSDVVVRLRTQDGRDDWLYCHSHILVEESKYFADRLSDSWPTCQILDSRNCVEVYCEEPDLDYHVNVLRLFYVIADSLMTEICHGVRNALGILRVAVKFGCPRIIAVCVDYLEAVPWEEAEEEELLNTIPGMGSKVEPVLARLQPVNPTAVMKIFLAALQFATSSPPSPLNDLKTTAQEQLEYLLTEDDDAPLLTADEEIKLEVIRCANRLFDRFNNLVESLLCDLQESISDAGKLQSLHSCLTDLSWACQILGKLEIMRDFVCSWTELSMKLVIIFQQKESENQILKTKLKVLEVTAKVLEAVGYGIVALPTVKRLHMVKLWLPFVRSMKPLVDSETEDDLTIKVDSELWQSLESAFVSIILALPSVDQAEILTEWLKNQQIRYPDLTEAFEVWCYRSKVSKRRLAALGEEHNTAKTV is encoded by the exons ATGGAGATAGCC CCTAATGAATCAAAGACACCAAGCAAGATTGGAGATAGACCAACCAGTGATGTTGTCGTAAGGCTTAGAACGCAGGATGGCCGTGATGATTGGCTTTACTGCCATTCACATATTCTTGTCGAAGAGAGCAAATATTTTGCTGATCGGTTATCAGATAGTTGGCCAACATGTCAGATTCTTGACTCGCGCAATTGTGTTGAGGTTTACTGTGAAGAACCTGATTTGGACTACCATGTCAATGTCCTTCGACTCTTCTATGTCATTGCAGATAGTTTAATGACTGAAATTTGCCACGGTGTCAGGAATGCCCTTGGCATTTTGCGGGTTGCTGTCAAGTTTGGATGCCCAAGAATTATTGCAGTGTGTGTGGATTATTTGGAAGCAGTCCCATGGGAGGAAGCTGAAGAGGAGGAGCTATTAAATACTATACCAGGCATGGGATCTAAAGTGGAACCAGTACTTGCTCGTCTCCAACCAGTCAATCCTACTGCAGTAATGAAGATTTTTCTAGCGGCCCTTCAATTTGCTACATCATCACCTCCTTCTCCTTTGAATGATCTGAAAACCACTGCTCAAGAACAGCTTGAATACCTGCTTACTGAGGATGATGATGCTCCTTTACTGACTGCCGATGAAGAAATAAAGCTAGAAGTCATACGATGTGCCAACAGGCTGTTTGATAGATTTAACAACCTCGTAGAATCTCTACTGTGTGATCTCCAAGAATCAATTTCAGATGCTGGGAAATTGCAATCATTGCATTCCTGTTTAACAGATTTGTCATGGGCATGTCAGATATTAGGAAAGCTGGAAATTATGAGAGATTTTGTTTGCAGCTGGACAGAGTTGTCAATGAAACTAgttataatttttcaacaaaaagaATCAGAAAATCAAATTCTAAAAACAAAGCTGAAGGTTCTTGAGGTGACGGCAAAAGTATTAGAGGCAGTAGGATATGGCATAGTTGCGTTACCTACTGTAAAACGACTTCACATGGTGAAGCTCTGGCTTCCTTTTGTCCGATCCATGAAGCCTTTAGTTGATTCGGAAACTGAGGATGATCTCACAATAAAAGTTGATAGTGAGTTATGGCAATCCTTGGAGTCGGCATTTGTTTCCATTATACTTGCATTGCCATCAGTTGATCAGGCAGAGATTTTAACTGAGTGGTTGAAAAATCAGCAGATTCGATATCCAGACCTCACCGAGGCATTTGAAGTGTGGTGTTACAGGTCCAAGGTTTCCAAGCGAAGGCTGGCAGCACTTGGGGAAGAGCACAATACAGCTAAGACAGTATGA
- the LOC142166842 gene encoding secreted RxLR effector protein 78-like: protein MTKAYDRLSWIFMTKVLRKMGFCKRFIGIVFGIVSNNWYLVLINGQPYEFFKSTRGVKQGDPLSPTLFILAAEAMSRGLNSLHLNLYFYEFGLPKWSPKNNRLGYVDDAIIFSSSDATSLQLIMEVLSAYEVAFVQ from the coding sequence ATGACCAAAGCTTACGATAGGCTTTCCTGGATATTCATGACTAAAGTGTTGAGGAAAATGGGCTTTTGTAAAAGGTTCATTGGTATAGTGTTTGGCATTGTGTCTAACAACTGGTATTTAGTTTTAATTAATGGCCAGCCGTATGAATTTTTCAAGTCCACCAGAGGAGTTAAGCAAGGGGACCCCTTGTCACCTACATTATTCATTTTAGCTGCCGAAGCTATGTCTAGAGGTTTGAATTCTCTTCATCTAAACTTATACTTTTATGAATTTGGTTTGCCAAAGTGGAGTCCTAAGAATAATCGTCTAGGGTATGTTGACGATGCTATCATCTTCTCATCATCTGATGCTACTTCATTACAACTAATTATGGAGGTGTTGAGTGCCTATGAGGTAGCTTTTGTACAATGA